The Chthoniobacterales bacterium region TCGCGACCTTTCTTTCGACGCATGGGCGCTGCACGGGACGAGTGGGCAGTTATGGAGTTTGTCTGGGCGGGCACCTTGCGGTGCGGGCGGGGTTCCATCCGCTCGTGCAGGCGGTGGCCGCTTTTTACCCGACCGACATTCATTCGGGCACCCTTGGCGCCGGAAAATGCGACGATACCCTTGCCCGCTTCGAGGGTGTGAAGACGCCGTTTCTCTTTGTCTGGGGGCGCCAGGATCCTCACGTGCCGCTGGAAGGCCGTCAAAAGATCGCCGCGCGCCTCGAGGAGGTCGGCGCGGATTTCGAGTGGCACGAGTTCAACGCCGCTCATGCCTTTTTGCGCGACGAGGGCCCGCGCTACAATCCCGCGCTGGCGCGCGTGGCGATGGAATTGCTTCTCCGCTTTTTCGAGGAGAAGCTTGCCGGTTAGCGGCCGACAGAACCGCCGGCACCGACATCGACAATGGGCGTATCGACAGCGGCATTCGTGGCGCAGCCAATGGAACCGACCGTGAGGGCGACCGCCGCGAGGAGGAATGCGAGGATTTTCATACGCGGGGAGATCGCTGCGGACCGCGTGGCTGGTCGTTGCGAATAGCCGCTAAAACAACTCGCGGGCGGGCTCCGGGGAATTGGCGGCCGTGAATTGCTGCAAGGCCGCACGCAGTTGTTCGCGGGTGTGTTCGCGCTGGATCGCGTCGATCGCGGCATTCGCGAGCACGTCGCAGCGTTCGTTCTCGGCGTGACCGGCGTGGCCCTTGAGCCATTGCCACTTGATGCGATGACGCGAGGCGGCTGCGTCCAGCGCGCGCCAGAGATCGG contains the following coding sequences:
- a CDS encoding dienelactone hydrolase family protein yields the protein MTILPDSFVDLPTSRGPMRVHLFVPSGEARFPGVIFYSEIFQVTGPIRRMAAALAGQGYVVAVPEVYHEFEPAGTVLAYDQAGSDRGNALKFTKEIASSDEDAAVVATFLSTHGRCTGRVGSYGVCLGGHLAVRAGFHPLVQAVAAFYPTDIHSGTLGAGKCDDTLARFEGVKTPFLFVWGRQDPHVPLEGRQKIAARLEEVGADFEWHEFNAAHAFLRDEGPRYNPALARVAMELLLRFFEEKLAG